The region GGAGAACCTGGTTGATCTTCTCCGAGGTTTCCTTCAGTACCAGACTTTCCGGAAACTTCTGTAATCCTTCTTCCAGAACCAGCTGACATCTTTTGTATTCCTTAATTCTGTAGAAACTAACCACTACCGTTTCATAATAAAAGAGATCTTTTTCAAAATTCTTTTCTTTGGATGCTCTTCCCAAGATCCCAAGAGCTTGGCCATACTTCTCATCTTCGAAGTATGCTTTAGCCCACATTTTTTTGCGGGTTACTGACTCGAAATCCCTATCTACATTGTCCGATTTACGGAAATGCACGATAGCATTATCATAATCGTTGATTCCCAAATATGCAGATCCGAGATAATGATCCAAATGCTCCAGATTACGTCCGTCTTTGGAATTCTGAAGTTCTCTTAAAACGAGAGAAGCCTCTTTGAAAGACTCGATTTTCAGTAGGAGTTTAGCTTTTTGAAGAAGAAGTTCGGAGTATCTTTTATCTTCCGGGCGAACATCAGTCATTTGCTGATCGATCCCTTTAATATCAGCGCGGACCTGAGTTTCCAAATTGGCGGAAACTGCGCCTTCTTTCTGCGCGCTCGCACATGCTAAGAGGATTTGGGTCCCGATAATGAATATGGCGAGGTGTTTACTCATTTTCTCATCCGGTTTTCAATTTTTCAAGTTCTTGCAGGAAGTCATCTGTTTCCTGCTTTCTGGTCTCCTCATTGGAGAGCCAGTCCAAGGTCTCCGGATCTATCTCTTTTAAGAAGCGAGAAGGCTCGGAGGCCAATTGCTCCCCAAATTTGCGGCGATTCGCGGCTCCTGTCAAGCATAAATGCCTCTTCGCCCGAGTCATCGCTACATACATCAATCTTCGCTCTTCATCCACGGATTGATCTTCTAAAGTAGCTCTTCCAGAAGGCAGAATCCCCTCTTCG is a window of Leptospira semungkisensis DNA encoding:
- a CDS encoding tetratricopeptide repeat protein, with the protein product MSKHLAIFIIGTQILLACASAQKEGAVSANLETQVRADIKGIDQQMTDVRPEDKRYSELLLQKAKLLLKIESFKEASLVLRELQNSKDGRNLEHLDHYLGSAYLGINDYDNAIVHFRKSDNVDRDFESVTRKKMWAKAYFEDEKYGQALGILGRASKEKNFEKDLFYYETVVVSFYRIKEYKRCQLVLEEGLQKFPESLVLKETSEKINQVLQR